The following are encoded together in the Candidatus Methylomirabilis oxygeniifera genome:
- a CDS encoding PilT protein domain protein: protein MNIVVDTSAIIAVVTNEKHKRRMVEATKGTELIAPASIPWEIGNAFSAMFKRKRMNVRQAKAALRAYDKIPIQFIDIPLGEALDLAANLDIYAYDAYVIQCALKHKSPLLTLDRDLCRAARSAGAAVIEVEP, encoded by the coding sequence ATGAACATTGTTGTAGATACCTCTGCCATCATTGCCGTTGTGACGAATGAAAAGCATAAGAGGCGGATGGTTGAAGCGACCAAAGGCACTGAACTTATTGCCCCTGCTTCCATTCCGTGGGAGATCGGCAATGCATTCTCAGCGATGTTCAAACGCAAACGGATGAACGTGCGGCAGGCCAAGGCAGCGTTACGGGCATATGACAAGATCCCGATTCAGTTTATTGATATCCCACTGGGGGAAGCCCTCGATCTGGCCGCCAATCTCGACATCTACGCATATGATGCCTACGTTATCCAGTGTGCCCTGAAGCATAAGAGTCCTCTTTTGACGCTGGATCGAGATCTTTGCCGTGCTGCCAGAAGCGCTGGAGCAGCCGTGATCGAGGTGGAGCCATGA
- a CDS encoding protein of unknown function (Evidence 5 : No homology to any previously reported sequences), protein MAHSLTALRRVTTHERFRQLKKKVGV, encoded by the coding sequence TTGGCGCATTCACTGACAGCACTAAGACGAGTGACTACTCACGAACGATTCAGGCAATTGAAGAAGAAGGTTGGCGTCTAG
- a CDS encoding conserved protein of unknown function (Evidence 4 : Homologs of previously reported genes of unknown function) yields the protein MAIRVVQLGTPRIPGEGLRLGTVRRPPRGVLRSEYASRNFYDVWLPELAPSAELVKIALSAPDERQWGAFVRRYRTEMKRPAANRLVNLLAAFSQHTAFSVGCYCADEARCHRSILKALLAEHGAHLE from the coding sequence ATGGCGATACGGGTCGTTCAACTCGGCACTCCTCGGATTCCCGGCGAGGGGCTGCGCCTGGGTACGGTTCGGCGTCCGCCTCGGGGAGTGCTCAGGAGCGAATACGCGTCACGTAACTTCTATGACGTCTGGCTGCCGGAACTGGCGCCATCAGCAGAACTCGTCAAGATCGCGCTCAGCGCTCCGGATGAGCGGCAGTGGGGGGCGTTTGTCAGACGCTACCGGACTGAGATGAAGCGGCCCGCCGCGAATCGACTCGTCAATCTCCTGGCTGCCTTTTCGCAGCATACAGCCTTTTCCGTGGGGTGCTATTGCGCAGACGAGGCCCGCTGTCACCGCTCGATCCTCAAGGCGCTGCTCGCAGAGCACGGCGCGCACCTTGAATGA
- a CDS encoding protein of unknown function (Evidence 5 : No homology to any previously reported sequences) yields MKRFLQLLGEMKSYRLPTAKRALEELAVDDELVIVVPEQALAGEIQQWATSQGLTVAAPKKMLDGLARFQLSVKKAAPAPAPAVEDKPAPTTPAPAASGAPTPAAAPTPAAGPTPPTAPATTAAPASAGPTD; encoded by the coding sequence ATGAAACGATTCTTACAGTTGCTGGGAGAGATGAAGAGCTACCGACTGCCTACGGCCAAGCGGGCGCTGGAGGAACTGGCAGTAGACGACGAGCTGGTGATTGTCGTGCCCGAGCAAGCGTTGGCTGGGGAAATACAGCAGTGGGCCACCAGTCAGGGCCTCACTGTTGCCGCCCCGAAGAAGATGCTGGATGGATTAGCCCGGTTCCAACTATCAGTGAAAAAAGCTGCGCCTGCGCCTGCGCCTGCGGTAGAAGACAAGCCGGCTCCTACCACACCGGCGCCCGCCGCTTCAGGCGCGCCAACCCCCGCGGCAGCGCCGACGCCTGCTGCAGGGCCAACGCCTCCAACCGCACCGGCCACCACCGCAGCGCCGGCCTCCGCCGGACCGACGGATTAG
- a CDS encoding exported protein of unknown function (Evidence 5 : No homology to any previously reported sequences) has protein sequence MNKVSRIVTYLMLLAVASCATKETFLSNGVVGREIIASVLASNPEVDYKGAWKYAGSKQAKGEWVTDYYVPEGEGVEAWTRRFTFSNVRRSYSSPASPEAMMNALKESKVKQCPKVVWNIIQKSDADLLYEYHVADCDRNPVQHKIARILYAKANIWWITYTQKGPPMDEQERLRWIETLSELRIVVE, from the coding sequence ATGAATAAGGTGTCACGAATCGTGACGTATCTGATGTTACTGGCTGTGGCGTCATGCGCTACTAAAGAAACCTTTCTATCTAATGGAGTAGTTGGGCGTGAGATTATAGCGAGCGTGTTGGCGAGTAACCCGGAAGTGGATTATAAGGGGGCCTGGAAATATGCAGGCTCTAAGCAAGCCAAAGGTGAATGGGTGACGGATTATTATGTGCCGGAAGGGGAAGGCGTTGAGGCTTGGACGCGTCGCTTCACATTTTCTAACGTGCGGAGGAGCTACTCATCCCCTGCCAGCCCGGAAGCCATGATGAATGCTCTGAAGGAGTCCAAGGTAAAGCAGTGTCCGAAGGTGGTCTGGAACATCATCCAGAAAAGCGATGCCGATCTTCTTTACGAATACCACGTTGCGGACTGCGACCGAAATCCGGTACAACATAAGATTGCGCGAATCCTGTACGCCAAAGCAAACATTTGGTGGATTACCTACACGCAAAAAGGTCCACCAATGGATGAGCAGGAGCGGCTGAGGTGGATTGAGACGCTCTCAGAGCTACGAATAGTGGTCGAGTGA
- a CDS encoding protein of unknown function (Evidence 5 : No homology to any previously reported sequences), translating into MGFFNPTPEERAEKERQRLEKEKRRRDEAFAASPAGQARAAKAAGMKIFQIDVPLSWTKGYTVAMVGAFTDSTKTSDYSRTIQAIEEEGWRLDHVGYVYRITGSESRDKFLASGQQEAVSGEIIGIYMFRAE; encoded by the coding sequence ATGGGCTTCTTTAACCCAACCCCTGAAGAACGAGCAGAAAAGGAGAGGCAGAGGTTGGAGAAAGAGAAACGTAGAAGGGACGAAGCCTTTGCGGCCTCCCCAGCCGGCCAAGCTCGCGCCGCAAAGGCCGCCGGGATGAAGATATTTCAGATCGACGTCCCTCTAAGCTGGACCAAAGGGTACACAGTGGCAATGGTTGGCGCATTCACTGACAGCACTAAGACGAGTGACTACTCACGAACGATTCAGGCAATTGAAGAAGAAGGTTGGCGTCTAGACCACGTTGGCTATGTGTACCGAATCACAGGCAGCGAGAGTCGCGACAAGTTTCTGGCCAGCGGCCAGCAAGAAGCCGTAAGTGGCGAGATTATTGGCATCTACATGTTCCGTGCTGAGTAG
- a CDS encoding Prevent-host-death family protein, translating into MTTYTFSEARQKFAAVLEKAKSEGRVLVKRKDGSAFMIAPVSKPESPLDVEGVDLDMTADEIVRIVREVRRR; encoded by the coding sequence ATGACAACATACACATTCTCAGAAGCTCGACAGAAATTTGCGGCCGTACTGGAAAAGGCGAAATCCGAGGGAAGGGTCTTGGTGAAACGGAAAGATGGGTCGGCATTTATGATCGCGCCCGTCTCGAAGCCTGAGTCACCCCTTGATGTTGAGGGGGTGGACTTAGACATGACCGCAGACGAAATCGTCAGAATCGTACGTGAGGTTCGGAGGCGGTAG
- a CDS encoding protein of unknown function (Evidence 5 : No homology to any previously reported sequences), with product MQRFEQSVACTIMTASTTNCYNNSVCPYFSGRIVRSPEKQRQAEKRERTLTRACPFW from the coding sequence GTGCAACGATTCGAGCAATCCGTGGCATGCACGATCATGACCGCGAGCACCACAAATTGTTACAATAATAGTGTCTGTCCCTATTTTTCGGGCCGCATAGTAAGATCCCCTGAGAAGCAGCGTCAAGCAGAAAAACGAGAACGTACGTTGACTCGGGCTTGCCCATTTTGGTAG
- a CDS encoding protein of unknown function (Evidence 5 : No homology to any previously reported sequences): protein MKKAVVFTNEADFRGWFEKSLSQFGIRKIILSQEVCPDYVVVMEDGRDAKVEAELFAINFRYHRHDPAKVDFIVACYAKTDEVNGVPVRAVHRLWCFDPEPFDLLSPSDALSEDEAALLSAIHQSGGLSLSALSRGKLAGDQEIWIRMSPEKIAAIPKGRIEDSILNTLTQSTKAWIRKYHHLLIGVGISQSGCQLLESLHRRQLIGHRPINFMASVYDGVIVDHPAWLPVEVYATPLTWEHHKDEILQYLLGGPRNDERKLHNE from the coding sequence ATGAAGAAGGCCGTGGTCTTCACGAACGAGGCAGATTTTCGCGGCTGGTTCGAGAAGAGCCTATCTCAATTCGGCATCAGAAAGATCATTTTATCGCAGGAAGTCTGTCCCGACTACGTCGTCGTGATGGAGGATGGTCGCGACGCGAAAGTCGAAGCCGAACTGTTCGCAATAAACTTCAGGTATCACCGTCATGACCCCGCAAAGGTGGATTTCATCGTAGCTTGTTACGCAAAGACAGATGAAGTTAACGGCGTGCCTGTGAGGGCGGTCCATAGGCTCTGGTGCTTTGACCCCGAGCCGTTCGATCTTCTTTCTCCTTCCGATGCCCTCAGCGAAGATGAAGCAGCACTCCTTAGTGCGATTCATCAATCTGGCGGCCTTTCTCTGTCCGCTCTGTCGAGGGGCAAACTAGCCGGAGACCAAGAGATTTGGATTCGAATGTCTCCCGAGAAGATTGCGGCGATACCCAAAGGCAGAATAGAAGACAGTATTCTAAACACACTCACCCAATCTACCAAAGCGTGGATCCGGAAATATCACCATCTCTTAATCGGAGTAGGGATCTCCCAGAGTGGCTGCCAACTCCTAGAGTCGCTTCACCGCCGACAACTCATAGGACACCGGCCGATCAATTTCATGGCATCGGTCTATGACGGCGTCATTGTAGATCATCCAGCATGGTTACCCGTGGAGGTGTACGCTACTCCACTGACTTGGGAGCATCACAAGGATGAAATCCTGCAGTACCTTTTGGGAGGCCCGCGGAACGACGAAAGAAAACTACATAACGAGTGA
- a CDS encoding protein of unknown function (Evidence 5 : No homology to any previously reported sequences): protein MSPARLTSYDRFRAKPHSLGSGYQDIQRADIWMDTPRNFAVHPGRLDLDKAIQMVDIVEASRRDRYVARMRYTMQCTSGLKRLHNSCVVIELNP, encoded by the coding sequence GTGTCACCAGCCCGGCTGACCAGTTATGACCGCTTCCGCGCCAAGCCCCATAGCCTGGGGAGTGGATATCAGGACATACAGCGGGCCGATATCTGGATGGATACACCGCGCAATTTCGCCGTACACCCCGGCAGGTTGGACCTCGACAAAGCAATACAAATGGTAGACATCGTGGAGGCTTCCAGGAGAGACCGATACGTAGCTAGGATGAGATACACCATGCAGTGTACCTCTGGACTTAAGCGGCTACATAATAGTTGTGTCGTCATAGAACTGAATCCGTAG
- a CDS encoding protein of unknown function (Evidence 5 : No homology to any previously reported sequences) translates to MGFAYEFDDVIGGEIQDRYAGVLIFL, encoded by the coding sequence ATGGGATTTGCCTACGAATTTGATGATGTCATCGGCGGTGAGATCCAGGATCGTTATGCTGGCGTGTTGATATTCTTATAG